TAGTTTCCTCGTTAGGTGGATCTTGCCAGCGCCAACCCAAGAACAAACAGATAATACCTACAATAACTAAGATGATCGGCAAAAGACCCACAAATGTCCTCCTTTCCATTCAGCCAAAATTGACAATGCTTTACGTCAAAAGCATCTGCATTTTTGGCGCATATTAAAGTATTCGCTATAGAAAAATGGTTTTCCTGCCACTAGCAAACATCATCGAGTATATTCTTCTATTCACTTAGGACTTTTAATTCCTTCAGTTTGTTTGCTGAAATAGACACTTATTCCCTGATAAATAGCAACTGCCAGCTTTTGTTGATACTCTGGCGTCGTCAATAACTGTTCTTCAGCAAGATTAGACAGAAAGCCTAGCTCAACTGTTACTGCCGCTTGATGGGCTTTTTTCAAGACATAAATATCCTGATTTCCTTTACTCACTCTTTTGCCATTTGTCATACTATTGAGCTCCTGCTGAATCGCTTGGGCCAATAACTTCCCTTCTGGTGAATCCCCATGATAAAACGTCTGTGCACCCGTCAATTTAGCGTCTGGAAAACTATTTGCATGAATGCTAACATAAACATCCGCTTGGGAGTCCCTAGCAAGCTGAATGCGTTGTGCTAAGTCCTCTCGTTTGCGCTTCGCAAGTCCTTGTGACGTTCCGAGATCACTGTCATCTTCACGAACCATAATTGCTTTAGCTCCACTTTGCTGAACGAGTGCCTGCACACGTTTGGAAACTGCGAGAGTCACGTCTTTTTCCAAAACCTTGGTTTTACCCACTGCGCCTGGATCTACGCCCCCGTGGCCAGCATCGATCACCACGACTTTATTCCCCAAAGTCCAGCTCCAGATTTTTTTATCCTGCTCACGAAACCCCCAGCCAAGGGCTAACACCGAAATAAGTGCAAGCGCGATTCCACCAATAACTGCCTTACGTCGTCTAATACTCACAACCCAGATTGGTTTCATTCCCATCCTCCTCACCCAATCTATTCCGTTTTACCTTATGGGGGAGACATGGGGAATATGCGTTGGGCTTGTCAAAAAACGTAAGATTTATACCAAAGGGTATAGAAGTGGACATCGTCAAAGAAAGACCAGCGGATTTCTCTTCTTCCGCCGGTCTTTGTGAAAGCATTTTTCGAGCGTCGATTACCGTCTTTGAAGCTTAAGCAAAAAGGAAGGGATAAAACCCTTCCTTTGATTTGCGCATTTTGCACACAGCAAAAGCCATGTATAACTTAACGTTTAGAGAATTGTGGGGCTTTACGAGCTTTCTTCAAGCCGTATTTGCGACGTTCCTTCATACGTGGGTCACGCGTCAGGAAACCGGCCCTCTTAAGACTTGGACGAAGACTGGCATCCGCCTTCAGCAAAGCACGAGCAATGCCTAAGCGTATCGCACCAGCTTGACCAGTGGTGCCCCCTCCGTTAGCGAGAGCAATAACATCATACTTAGCCAGTGTGTCTGTGATGTTAAAAGGTTGTTGAACGATCATTTCCAGTGTTTTCTTGCCAAAGTATTCCGCCAATTGACGTTTGTTAATGATGAACTTTCCTTCACCCGGAATAAGGCGAACGCGTGCGATTGCATTTTTGCGTCGTCCTGTAGCAGCATATTGTAATTGAGTTGCCATGTTTTACTTCCTCCTTCCTAAATCTATTGAATTGTCCAGATTTCAGGTTGTTGAGCTTGATGGGGATGCGATTCTCCCTTGTACACCTTCAACTTTGTGTACATCTGGGCGCCCAACTTGTTATGAGGAAGCATTCCCTTCACGGCATGTTCCATAGCTCGTTCAGGCATAATTTGCATTAATTTCTTGTAAGGAACTTCTTTTAACCCGCCAGGAAACCCAGAGTGGCGCCGATACATTTTGTCATTAAGTTTGTTACCTGTTAACACCAATTTTTCGGCATTGACGATGATAACATGATCCCCGGTGTCTACATTAGGGGTGAATGTCGGTTTATGTTTACCTCTCAGAAGACGTGCTGCTTCAGTAGCAATACGACCCAAGGGGATTCCCGCAGCGTCGATGATATACCATTTGCGCTCTTGGTCTTGTGCTTTCGCAAAAAACGTGGTCATGACTTTCCCTCCAATTAGCAGTATTCCGTCTTTATTTCACTCGCATGGGGCTCAATCATGCTTGTGGTGTTGCCTCGGGCATGGGGCTCAATCACAGCCTTGGCATAAAAACTCATATTTATATTTTATTTAAATTCTAACCTCTTGTCAAGTTGTTTTTATTAAAAACGATTCAACAATTCATTTGTAAAGCTATCACTTCAAATTACTCAACTAAATCCTGAAAAACATCAAAGGGACTATCGTCCGTATAATTCACATGGACAAGAGTCAAGCCCTGTGCTCGTGCAATTACACGCGCGCGTTCCCGCTTTTGACTGGCAATAATCTCAGGAATCTCATCAGGATGAATCCTACCCTTTCCCACGTCCATAAGTGTTCCAACAATTATTCGTACCATATGGTATAGAAATCCATCTCCTACACAGGATACTCTTACTAGCCGCTGATCTTCTTTAACTTGGCAGCGATAAATCGTCCGTTCGAACGTCTTACTTGTTCCACCTGCTGCTGCAAATGTCTTAAAGTTATGAAACCCCTCCAGAAAACTAGCAGCCTTTTGCATTTTAGTTACATTCATTGGGATGGGCTCATGATAAGCATAGAGACGATTGAATACATTCGGAATGGGATTGTTGTCCACCTGGTAATCGTAGCGTTTCCACTTTGCTGACCAGCGCGCATTAAAAGTATCCGGCACGCAGTCTGCCTTGAGTATGCGTATATCTCTGGGTAACAGACTGTTAATAGCCTTAGGAATTTTTTCTTCCGGAATTCTTGCCGAAGTCGTAAAGTTCACTACCTGCCCTAATGCATGGACTCCCTTATCCGTACGACCGGCCATTGCTAAAGAAATCTCTTCATCGACTAATCTCGCCCATACTTCTTCCAAGGTTCCCTGGATCGTAGGGCCGTGAGTTGCATCCTGTCGCTGGAACCCATGATAGTTTGTCCCGTCATAAGACACTTTAAGCCGAATGTTTCGCATTAATACTCCTAGCCCCCACTACGAATGGTTTCTATTTCAAGATCAAAAGTAATACTCCCCATACTATCACGAAAAGAGATCCGAGGCGATCTCTTTTCGTCCACTCATGAAGCATAAGCGGACGATAGTTTCCCGAACCAAATCCTCTAGCCATTAAGTTTTCGGAAAGTTCTTCCGCACGTCGCAAACTTAAGAGGATTAGCGGTACAATGAGCTGAATAAACTCCCAAGAGCGTTGGATCCAAGAAGATGGCCACTCGCTCTTTAACACTCGGGCCTTCCAAATGAAAGTTGCCTCTTCGAGAATCAGAGGTATAAATCGTAACGTCAAGGTAAGCAAAAGAGCAAAATCTGCAGCTTTTGGCGTAAGGCGGGTAAGCGGATCAAAGAAGTACGCAATTCCCACCCCTTGTTCAAGGGGCATTGTTACTGCCGTAAAAAGGCGGGTTAAGGCAAAAAGCAAGGCGATACGCCACAACATGTAACCAGCTTGCACTAAACCACTCTGTGACCAATGACCATACCAAAATGCCGTGTTTTCCCATTCCCACCCTGTTGCCAATCCGTAGAACAACCCCAGCCATAGAATTACCAGTGTTAGGGAACGATATAATTTAAGGGGGATACGACCCAATAAAACAAGCCCTAGAAAGGCGCAGGAACTTAAGGTTAGCCCTTGCCAACCAGTCAATGTCATTAGGAGGGATAAAACGGCAAGTCCCCCAACCTTAAGTCTCGGATCTAGACGATGCATTATACTATTGCTTGGCCAGTAGAGTTCAAAAACTTTAATATTGAGCCCCCCTCTTTCAGAAGCGAACACCAGCAACTTTAAATCGCTCCTGATGCTCTTTCCAGCACTGGCTTGGGCAGTCTAACACCACATTACCCTTTTCAACGATCCAAAGCCTAGTAGCATTCGGTAATACCTCTCTTAAATCGTGGGTTACATACAGTATGGTAATGTTGTCCCAAGACGAAATCATGCTCTGAATCCCTGCCCGGCTTGTCGCATCGAGACCCAGTAGTGGTTCGTCTAAAAGGAGAATTTCAGGGATCGTCCTCAAAGCGGAAGCCAATGCGACCATTTGCCGCTCTCCACCACTTAGGCGCTCAGGAGCGACCTCAGCTAAGCTAGCATTGAGGCCAAACTCCTCTAAATAGGATAATCTATCTTCAGTTTTTGACTTCAGATCTTGCTTAACGTCTCCGTAAAACACCTCATGGTAGACACTACGCCCAATAAGATATTCACCTGCTTCTTGAAGTACAAAACGGACTTTTCTTCGTAACGTATGCACAGTAGACTTTGATATAGGGTCTCCGCACACCAAAAGCTGCCCTTCAGTCGGCAGAATTAAGCCTACGACACTCTCTAATAGGGTCGTCTTTCCTGAACCGGAAGGTCCGACTATGCCAATAAACTCACCTGCTCTTACAACATGATTGAGCCTCAGGCGGGAATCATAGTTAGCTTGTCTCCATTCAATTAGCGCCCTGTCTTGGCCTTGGTGTTTATTAGCCCGATTCACCGCAACTTCCTTAACACCCTTACCGCTCGAAATACCCTTGTCTGTCTTATCTACACTATCTACATTAACATCCTTATTTCTCTTAGCTATAAGATCTTCCTTTGCATCCTTAGCTCCCTTAATCCCCATTGCTGGCATTATTCCGAGGGCATAGAGCGAAAGGTTTTCGCAGTTGTCAAACGCGACGCTTGGTCTACCTAAGTCCACAACTCTACCCTTGTCGATAACCAAAAGACGATCTGCTTGATATGCTAATTCTGGGTCGTGCGTAATCCAAAGTTGGCCCGTTTCCCCACGGACTTGGAACAGAAGTTCTAGGATGTTCGCTTGAGCGCGAGTATCAAGCATAGTTAGTGCCTCATCTAAAATGAGAAAGGTTGGGTGTAATGCCAAAATTGCAGCAACAACAAGTCTTTGCCTTTCTCCCCCCGAAAGTGTCGCAGGAGACTGATCCTCTTTGCCACCTAAACCTATGCTAGAAGCCAGTTCACGCACCCTATCTGATACTCGATGAATATCTTGCCCTAGGTTCAGAAGTCCAAAGCCCAACTCTTCGGCGACCGTTGCTCCAATCGTCTGCCGCATGGGATGTTGTCCAATAAACCCAATTTCCTTCCATCGCTTAACACTACTCCAAGAACAAGCGATACCGTCAACTAAAAGGCGAATCTCCCCATCTTTAGGTTCGATTAGCCCCGCCAAAAGGCGGGCCAATGTAGATTTCCCAGAACCGTTAGCACCCATCAACGCGATAATTTCGCCTTGATGCCAATCAAAATTAACTCCGTTAAATAGTTCACTATAATGGATGTTCTGCACCTCGAGAACTTTTTCAGGTTTCACGAGATCCCTCCCTTAGCTCGAAAGAAAGTATAACAACATAGTCGGCTTTTATAGGAACCTGCAGGGGCCGAATGCTAGGATCAGCAAAGGCCGGGCTTGCTTAGTAACCTAAGCAACCCGGCCTCTAACAACTCGTGTTATACGAGTTCGATGATTACCATTGTCGCAGCATCTCCCCGACGTAAGCCGAGTTTCATGATACGAGTATAGCCGCCCTGACGGTCAGCATATTTCGGCGCAATGGTATCAAACAATTTTGTAACAACATCTTCATCCATGAGATAAGCCATCGACGAACGACGAGCAGCCAAATCGCCTTGTTTGCCTAGTGAAATCATTTTTTCAGCTATAGCATTGAGCTCCTTAGCGCGCGCTTCTGTCGTTTGAATACGTTCATGTCTTAACAGGGAAGTGACAATATTACGCAACATTGCCCCGCGATGACCCATGTTTTTTCCCAACTTGCGGTAAGCCAATTACATTCCCCTCCTTTTGCACCGAATTAGTCCTCAGCCGGGCGAAAACCTAAACCTAAGTCTTTAAGTTTAAATTCCACTTCTTCCAAAGACTTGCGACCAAGGTTACGCACTTTGATCATATCTTCCTCCGTTTTTTGGGTCAACTCTTCGACAGAGTTGATTCCAGCCCGCTTGAGGCAGTTGTAGGAACGAACAGATAGATCAAGCTCCTCAATCGTCATCTCGAGAATTTTATTGGCTTCCTCTTTTTCCACCAAGATATCGCCATCACCCGCATCATTGTCGGGTTTATCATTGAGTCTCACAAAAAGCCGAAGTTCATCACTCAGGATTTTAGCTGCCGTACTAGTGGCCTCTCTGGGTGAAATACTGCCATTAGACCATGCTTCAAGGGTTAACTTGTCATAGTCCGTTATTTGACCGACCCGAGTATCCTCTACTGTGTAGTTGACCTTATAAATCGGAGCAAAGATGGAGTCAATGGGGATAACTCCTATGACATCATCAGGCTTCTTATTTTTGTCTGCAGAAACGTAACCCTTTTTACGTTCAACAGTCATTTCCATAAACAGCCGACCATCGCGGTCTAATGTCGCGATCTTCATATCAGGGTTCAAAACCTCAATGTCCGGATCTGTGATAATATCTCCAGCCCGCACGACGCCTTCGCCCTGAGATTCTATGCGAATAATCCGAGGTTCATCCGTATAGCCTTTGAGCGCGAGGGATTTCAAATTGAGAATAATGTCCGTAACGTCTTCCAACACTCCCGGAATCGTGGAAAACTCGTGGAGTACCCCTTCAATTTTAACTGATGTTACCGCTGACCCTGGAAGAGAGGATAACAGGATACGTCTTAAAGAATTCCCTAGAGTTATCCCATATCCTCTTTCTAGAGGCTCAACGACGAATTTTGCATAGGAGTCGTCTTCAGAACGCTCGATACACTCGATTCTGGGCTGCTTCTCGATATCTAACAGCAGAATGCACCTTCTTTCTCGAGAACTTGATAAGCATACCATCCAACCCAAATGGGTAGAACGTCAACATTAACGGGAGTATTTCTCCACGATGAGGTGTTCTTGGATCGGCAGTTGAATATCTTCACGAGTAGGTAGTGCGACAATTGTTGCAGAAGCTGCATTAGCATCCAAGCTTAACCAACCAGGAACATTACGAGAACCCAAGTTCTCTAGCAGTTGTTTGATTCGAGCTGAACTCTTGCTGCTTTCTTTAACAGCCACGACTTCTCCAGCACGAACTGAATAGGAGGGAATATCAACCTTTTTACCATTAATGGTAAAGTGGCCGTGATTTACAAGCTGACGCGCTTCTGGGCGGGATGAAGCAAAACCCAACTGGAAAATCACATTATCAAGTCGGCGTTCGAGCAAAGTAAGCAGGTTTTCACCGGCAACCCCTTTGCGGCGGACAGCCTCATCAAAATAGCGACTGAATTGTTTTTCCATTACACCGTATATACGGCGTGCCTTTTGTTTTTCTCGCAATTGAAGACCATACTCAGTAGGCTTCTTCGCGCGGGCCTGACCATGTTGTCCTGGAGCGTAAGCACGACGGTCGATCGCACATTTTCCGGTATAGCAACGTTCTCCTTTTAGGAATAACTTCATTCCCTCCCGACGACATAAGCGACAGACGGGTCCAGTATATCTAGCCATGATTACACACCTCCTATACCCTTCTGCGTTTCGGTGGCCGACAGCCATTGTGCGGAATCGGTGTCACGTCTTTAATTAAGTTAACTTCCAAACCAGCAGCTTGTAGTGCACGAATTGCGGCTTCACGTCCTGCCCCCGGTCCTTTTACATAGCATTCAACATCTTTTAAGCCATGTTCCATCGCAACTTTAGCACACGTTTCTGCCGCCATTTGAGCAGCAAAAGGAGTGCTTTTGCGAGAGCCTTTAAAACCAAGGGAACCCGCACTGGACCAGGAGAGTGCATTCCCGCTGGTATCCGTAATGGTCACCATGGTATTGTTGAAAGTAGATTTGATATGTGCTATTCCACTTTCAATATTTTTACGTTCCCGGCGTTTTGTCCGGACAACTTTACGTGCCATCTCGGTTATCCCCCCTTATTACTTTTTACGTTTCGCTCCAACAGTCTTAGCCGGACCTTTACGGGTTCTGGCATTGGTTTTCGTGCGCTGCCCTCTTACAGGTAGTCCGCGACGGTGGCGAAGGCCACGATAAGAACCAATTTCCATAAGACGTTTGATATTGAGGGAAACTTCGCGACGCAGGTCGCCTTCAATTTTAAACTCTTTATCAATAACTTCCCGAAGCTTACTGACTTCGTCTTCTGACAAGTCACGAACTCGGACATCAGGGCTTACGCCTGTTTTAGCGAGAATCCTATGTGAAGTTGGTAGCCCAATCCCGAATATATAGGTCAGGGCAACCTCCAAACGCTTCTCGCGTGGTAAGTCAACTCCAGCGATACGTGCCATCTAAAATTTACACCTCCAACAATTCATTTCTGTATCAATATAAATCGGTGCATTGGAGAACTTGCTCCAATCAGCCGCGCAACCGAAACTTACTAGCCTTGTCTCTGCTTGTGTTTCGGGTTTTCACAAATAACCATAACCTTACCATGGCGGCGAATAATTTTGCATTTTTCACAGATCTTTTTGACTGAAGGCCTTACTTTCACCGTAATCTCTCCCTTTGGTCCTTACTTAAATCGATATGTGATTCGTCCACGGGACAAGTCATAGGGGGAAAGCTCCACTGTGACCCGATCTCCTGGAAGTATTCGGATAAAATTCATACGAATTTTTCCAGAGACGTGCGCCAAAACCTTGTGTCCGTTGGCTAATTCAACCAGGAACATGGCATTGGGCAGTGGCTCTAAGACCTTACCTTCGACTTCAATAACATCTTCTTTTGACATGCATTCACCCCTCTACTGACAATCCTTGGCTTGGACCTAACATCGAGTTAAAATCTCCGGGCCATTTTCTGTAATCGCAACTGTGTGCTCAAAATGAGCCGATGGTCGGCTATCTTTCGTAACAACAGTCCAGTGATCTTTCAATGACTGCACCTCATACGTACCCATGTTCACCATGGGCTCAATAGCCAAGGCCATACCTACCTCGAGTCTTGGTCCTCGGCCAGGTTTGCCATAATTAGGGATCTGAGGATCCTCATGCATGGCTCTTCCAATCCCGTGCCCAACATAATCACGCACTACTGAAAATCCACTCGCTTCCACGTGCGTTTGCACCGCATAGGAGACGTCGTAAAGGCGATTTCCTACCTTCGCCTGCGCGATTCCCAACATCAGTGATTCTTCAGTCACTCTTAAGAGCTTCAAGATATCTTCACCGACATCGCCAATTGGCAAGGTCACCGCCGCATCACCAACATACCCATTAATGACCGCGCCACAATCTATACTAATAATATCTCCAGATTCTAAGGTCCTTAAACCAGGTATTCCATGAACTACCTGCTCATTTACAGAGGTACACAGCGTAGCAGGGAAACCATTATACCCTTTGAACGCCGGAATAGCACCCTGTGAACGAATATAGTCCTCGGCAATGCGATCCAATTCGAGAGTCGTAACACCAGGCTTAACATGCTCACGCATAAGAGCCAGAGTTTCAGCCACGACTCGACCCGCAATCCGCATGCGTTCAAATTGACTCGCATTTTTCAGCTCAATCATGATACTTAGACCAAAACCTTTAGAATATCCTGAAACACTTGATCAATAGGTTGATCACCGTTAATACGCTTGAGTAACCCTTTTTCATTGTAAAACTCGATTAGAGGTTCTGTTTGCTCGTTATAAACGTTTAGACGATTCTTTGCTGTTTCAACAGTATCATCTGAACGTTGATAAAGCTCTCCACCACATTGACCACAAACGCCTTCCTGTTGAGGAGGGTTAAAGACCATGTGATAGGACGAACCACACTTACGGCATACACGACGTCCGGTTAAGCGAGGTATTAACACTGCTTCGTCAACTTCTATGTTGATCACACCATCGAGCTTCATACCAAGGCGGTCTAAGATACTTGCCAAAGCACTACCTTGTGCTAGTGTACGTGGGAATCCATCAAGGAGAAATCCCTCTGCACAATCGGGTAGTGCTAAACGTTCCTCGACAATTCCAATGGTCACTTCATCAGGAACTAAACCGCCGGCATCCATATAGGACTTGGCCTTTAAACCTAAGGCTGTTCCATCTTTAATTGCAGCTCTAAACATGTCTCCCGTTGAAATATGCGGAAAGTGAAAACGGTCGACAAGCGGATTCGCTTGTGTCCCTTTACCAGCGCCCGGGCCTCCCATTAATATTACTTTCATCGCTCTTCCTCCTCTTTATTTCATAAATCCTTGATAGTGCCTCGACATAAGTTGGGATTCAATCTGTTTCATCGTTTCGAGCGCAACCCCAACTACGATAAGTAGGGATGTTCCACCAAAATAGATGTTCTTGAGTCCAGTGAGTCCGATAACTAGTGTCGGTAAGACAGCGATCAAAGCTAGAAATAAACCACCGGCTAGCGTTATCCGACTCAATATTTTCGATAAATATTCTGCCGTTGGGCGCCCAGGACGAAGGCCGGGGATAAATCCCCCATACTTCTTCAGGTTTTCTGCCACATCAGTAGGATTGAATGTGACAGCCGTGTAGAAGTATGTAAAGAATAAGATGAGCGCGCCGTAGAGTAATAGATATGGGATAGAGTTAATTGTACCGTTCATGCTAAACCAAGTATTGACGAATCTTGCGAACCCGGAGGTTGGTACCCAAGTTGCAATCGTCTGAGGAAACGCAAGCAGGGAAATCGCAAAAATTACCGGGATAACCCCAGCTTGGTTTACCTTTAAAGGAATATGACTACTTTGACCGCCATATACCCGACGCCCAACAACACGTTTAGCATACTGAACTGACACTCTGCGTTGCCCTTCTTGTACATATATGACGCCCGCTGTAATAAATATCACGATAATAATCAACCCAAGAATAGATAGGGCGTTGATCTCTCCAACTCGCAACATGTTCCACAGCGATTTAATAGCATCTGGGACACGAGAAACAATTCCTGCAAAGATGATAAGGGAAATTCCGTTTCCTATTCCCTTCTCAGTGATTGCCTCCCCTAACCACATAAGAAACGCAGTACCAGCTGTCAAGACGAGCGTGATGAGTAGATAAATCGGCCATTTCATTGCTGGACTAGGAATAGACAGCGCGCTGCGAATTCCATAAGTCAATCCAAAAGCTTGAATAAAGCCAAGAACAACGGTGCTATATCTTGTGTACTGTGTAATCTTCTTGCGACCGTAGTCTCCCTCTTTGGCAAGACGTTCAAGAGAGGGAAGCACAATCGTCAATAGTTGGAGGATAATAGAGGCCGTAATATACGGCGTAATGCTTAGTGCAAACACTGAGAGTCTCTTAAAGGAACCTCCGGAGAGTGTGTCCATAAAATCGAACATACCTCCGGATCCAAGCATTTGTTTTAGCGTATTATGATCGATAAAGGGGATAGGGACATGTGCTCCGATTCGAAAAACCAGAAACATCAGCAAGGTGTAACCGATTTTTTTCCTGAGATCCGCTACATTCCACGCATTCTTCAGGGAATCGATAATCATCCTATTCCACCTCTACTTTTCCACCCGCCGCAACAATTTTATTCGCCGCGGCCGGGCTGACTTTGTCAATTTTGACGGTCAGAGCTTTGGTCAATTCCCCTGTTGCTAGAATCTTAACGCCATCTTTGATAGCCTTAATCAGACCAATTTCGAAGAGACTTTCGATGGTTACTTCAGCACCCTCTTCAAAACGTTCTAAATCACGGACATTAATGGCAATAATCTCTTTCCTCGAGATATTGTTAAAGCCCCTCTTCGGCATCCGGCGAAACAGTGGATTTTGTCCACCTTCAAAGCCTGGTCTGACGCCACCGCCTGCCCGGGAGTTTTGTCCTTTGTGACCTTTACCGGACGTTTTGCCATGTCCAGATCCGACCCCACGGCCTAAACGCTTAGGTGCATGTGTTGATCCCTCAGCAGGCTTTAGTTCATGCAGTTTCATGCTTGCCTACACCTCCTTCTATTGAGCTTGACTTTCTACAGTAACCAAGTGCATGCATTTATGAACCATCCCTAGAATAACAGGGGTGTCCTCATGAATTGCACTTGATCCGACTTTTCCTAAGCCAAGCGCTTGTAACACTTTGTGCTGCGCTTTGGAATAGCCAATTGGACTCTTCGTCAGTGTCACTATTACTTTCATGACCGACCCTCCTTAACCTAGAACTTCTGCTACGGTCTTACCACGGAGTTTGGCAATATCCTCTGGACGTTTGAGAGATTTCAACGCCACCATCGTCGCATTGACCATATTGTGTGCGTTTGCCGAACCCAAAGATTTTGCTAAGATATCATGAACACCGGCAACTTCGAGTACCGCACGAACAGCTCCGCCAGCGATAACTCCGGTTCCTTTAGAAGCCGGCTTTAATAGCACCTGTCCTGCACCAAACACTCCTAAAATAGGATGTGTAATTGTAGTTCCATGCATAGGAATGCTGACGAGGTTCTTTTTCGCATCTTCAATTCCTTTTCGAATTGCTTCAGGTACTTCGCCTGCTTTTCCTAAACCTGCTCCAACACGGCCATGGCCGTCTCCGACCACAACGAGTGCACTAAAGCTGAAACGACGTCCACCTTTTACTACTTTGGCTACACGGGCAATGTGAACAACCTTTTCATTCATGTCCGACTTGTTTGCTTCGAATTTCGCCAATTTGATTTTTCCCTCCTTTACTCTAGCTTAAAAGCTGAGTCCAGCTTCACGTGCTGATTCCGCCAATGCTGAGATTCGGCCGTGATAAACATTTCCTCCACGATCGAAGACAACTTGCGTAATTCCTTTTTCAAGGGCTTTCTTCGCAACTAATTCGCCGACCTTTTGAGCTCCGGCAGTATTTCCACCGGAAAGATCAGCAGCTTTGAATTCTGGATCAAGGGAAGAAGCGGCAACAAGAGTCGTGCCGAGCTCATCATTGATTACTTGAGCGTAAATATGATTTAAACTCCGGAAAACTGCCAAACGCGGACGCCCAGCATTACCGGCAACAACCTTACGGATGCTTTTATGCTTTTTAATGCGAATTGCCTTGCGATCAATGCGCTTAATCAAAGGGAACTCACTCCTTTCACGATTGGCAAGAGATTTGGCCCTTACCTAAATTGTTTACTTCTTACCGCCCTTTTTACCGCCAGTTTTACCGACCTTACGACGAACAACTTCGTTTTCATATCGAATCCCTTTACCTTTGTAAGGTTCAGGTTCGCGTTCAGATCGTACAACAGCAGCAAAAGCTCCTACGAGTTCTTTATCCATCCCTTTAATCAATATTTTATTGGGCGCAGGGACTTCAAAATCAATTCCTTC
The sequence above is a segment of the Desulfosporosinus sp. Sb-LF genome. Coding sequences within it:
- the truA gene encoding tRNA pseudouridine(38-40) synthase TruA; its protein translation is MRNIRLKVSYDGTNYHGFQRQDATHGPTIQGTLEEVWARLVDEEISLAMAGRTDKGVHALGQVVNFTTSARIPEEKIPKAINSLLPRDIRILKADCVPDTFNARWSAKWKRYDYQVDNNPIPNVFNRLYAYHEPIPMNVTKMQKAASFLEGFHNFKTFAAAGGTSKTFERTIYRCQVKEDQRLVRVSCVGDGFLYHMVRIIVGTLMDVGKGRIHPDEIPEIIASQKRERARVIARAQGLTLVHVNYTDDSPFDVFQDLVE
- a CDS encoding energy-coupling factor transporter transmembrane component T, which gives rise to MFASERGGLNIKVFELYWPSNSIMHRLDPRLKVGGLAVLSLLMTLTGWQGLTLSSCAFLGLVLLGRIPLKLYRSLTLVILWLGLFYGLATGWEWENTAFWYGHWSQSGLVQAGYMLWRIALLFALTRLFTAVTMPLEQGVGIAYFFDPLTRLTPKAADFALLLTLTLRFIPLILEEATFIWKARVLKSEWPSSWIQRSWEFIQLIVPLILLSLRRAEELSENLMARGFGSGNYRPLMLHEWTKRDRLGSLFVIVWGVLLLILK
- the rpsI gene encoding 30S ribosomal protein S9; its protein translation is MATQLQYAATGRRKNAIARVRLIPGEGKFIINKRQLAEYFGKKTLEMIVQQPFNITDTLAKYDVIALANGGGTTGQAGAIRLGIARALLKADASLRPSLKRAGFLTRDPRMKERRKYGLKKARKAPQFSKR
- the rplM gene encoding 50S ribosomal protein L13; amino-acid sequence: MTTFFAKAQDQERKWYIIDAAGIPLGRIATEAARLLRGKHKPTFTPNVDTGDHVIIVNAEKLVLTGNKLNDKMYRRHSGFPGGLKEVPYKKLMQIMPERAMEHAVKGMLPHNKLGAQMYTKLKVYKGESHPHQAQQPEIWTIQ
- the cwlD gene encoding N-acetylmuramoyl-L-alanine amidase CwlD — protein: MKPIWVVSIRRRKAVIGGIALALISVLALGWGFREQDKKIWSWTLGNKVVVIDAGHGGVDPGAVGKTKVLEKDVTLAVSKRVQALVQQSGAKAIMVREDDSDLGTSQGLAKRKREDLAQRIQLARDSQADVYVSIHANSFPDAKLTGAQTFYHGDSPEGKLLAQAIQQELNSMTNGKRVSKGNQDIYVLKKAHQAAVTVELGFLSNLAEEQLLTTPEYQQKLAVAIYQGISVYFSKQTEGIKSPK
- a CDS encoding ATP-binding cassette domain-containing protein; this encodes MKPEKVLEVQNIHYSELFNGVNFDWHQGEIIALMGANGSGKSTLARLLAGLIEPKDGEIRLLVDGIACSWSSVKRWKEIGFIGQHPMRQTIGATVAEELGFGLLNLGQDIHRVSDRVRELASSIGLGGKEDQSPATLSGGERQRLVVAAILALHPTFLILDEALTMLDTRAQANILELLFQVRGETGQLWITHDPELAYQADRLLVIDKGRVVDLGRPSVAFDNCENLSLYALGIMPAMGIKGAKDAKEDLIAKRNKDVNVDSVDKTDKGISSGKGVKEVAVNRANKHQGQDRALIEWRQANYDSRLRLNHVVRAGEFIGIVGPSGSGKTTLLESVVGLILPTEGQLLVCGDPISKSTVHTLRRKVRFVLQEAGEYLIGRSVYHEVFYGDVKQDLKSKTEDRLSYLEEFGLNASLAEVAPERLSGGERQMVALASALRTIPEILLLDEPLLGLDATSRAGIQSMISSWDNITILYVTHDLREVLPNATRLWIVEKGNVVLDCPSQCWKEHQERFKVAGVRF
- the rplQ gene encoding 50S ribosomal protein L17; protein product: MAYRKLGKNMGHRGAMLRNIVTSLLRHERIQTTEARAKELNAIAEKMISLGKQGDLAARRSSMAYLMDEDVVTKLFDTIAPKYADRQGGYTRIMKLGLRRGDAATMVIIELV
- a CDS encoding DNA-directed RNA polymerase subunit alpha, encoding MLDIEKQPRIECIERSEDDSYAKFVVEPLERGYGITLGNSLRRILLSSLPGSAVTSVKIEGVLHEFSTIPGVLEDVTDIILNLKSLALKGYTDEPRIIRIESQGEGVVRAGDIITDPDIEVLNPDMKIATLDRDGRLFMEMTVERKKGYVSADKNKKPDDVIGVIPIDSIFAPIYKVNYTVEDTRVGQITDYDKLTLEAWSNGSISPREATSTAAKILSDELRLFVRLNDKPDNDAGDGDILVEKEEANKILEMTIEELDLSVRSYNCLKRAGINSVEELTQKTEEDMIKVRNLGRKSLEEVEFKLKDLGLGFRPAED